A genome region from Dreissena polymorpha isolate Duluth1 chromosome 16, UMN_Dpol_1.0, whole genome shotgun sequence includes the following:
- the LOC127861919 gene encoding zinc finger protein 2-like: MATSMPKQVNMESTRLCTEFGRQFQSRSGHSRHMRQHKGQAPYRCCGKMFFDKDKLKMHRNHIHGEAAREACFQCGKLFATRQQVTKHMAVVHNANSENFTCDTCGANYTSKQGLQDHTASQHEGRAAHACHCGKEYRHATNLYRHKKSTKH, translated from the exons atggcgacgtcaatgccgaaacag GTGAATATGGAATCGACGCGTCTTTGTACTGAGTTTGGCCGACAGTTTCAGTCCAGGAGTGGCCACAGCCGCCATATGAGACAGCACAAAGGACAAGCCCCATACCGATGTTGCGGGAAGATGTTTTTTGACAAGGATAAACTAAAAATGCACAG aAATCATATTCACGGAGAGGCGGCTCGCGAGGCATGTTTCCAGTGTGGGAAACTCTTTGCGACCCGACAACAGGTAACAAAACATATGGCTGTTGTGCACAACGCAAATTCCGAAAACTTTACTTGCGACACGTGTGGTGCGAATTACACGTCAAAGCAGGGTCTCCAGGATCACACTGCTAGTCAGCACGAGGGTCGGGCAGCGCATGCCTGCCATTGCGGTAAAGAATACCGACACGCCACAAACCTTTACAGgcataaaaaatcaacaaaacactAA